In Cydia strobilella chromosome 22, ilCydStro3.1, whole genome shotgun sequence, one genomic interval encodes:
- the LOC134751438 gene encoding uncharacterized protein LOC134751438, giving the protein MLVCHRRSIKNSKSVLQALCSDKLTSELILECHRSLTEVSKEGNKVTVQWIKGHSGSRGNDAADELARKGSETPAYGPEPIMPLPISYIHNQLEQHHRQLHNKYWNEMKTCRQTKEILPELNHKLTKILLKTPRSQLRKIVGLITGHNTLNKHLHIMGKTDSPMCRACMAEEETTKHILLDCKQVEVYRSKYLGNPCTLKEATSNLKTLLGFVEELGWLE; this is encoded by the coding sequence acagtaaatcggtactacaagcgctatgcagcgacaaacttacttcagagcttatacttgaatgtcatcgaagcctcactgaagtgagcaaagaaggcaacaaagtaacagtacaatggataaaggggcatagtggatcaagaggaaacgatgcagcggatgaactggccaggaaaggttcagaaacaccggcatatggacccgagccaatcatgcccctaccaatatcctacatacacaaccagctagaacaacatcacagacaactgcacaacaagtactggaatgaaatgaagacatgcaggcaaaccaaagaaattctaccggaactgaaccacaaacttaccaaaatattactgaaaacaccaagaagccaactacgtaaaatagtaggattaataacaggacataacacactaaacaaacacctacatattatgggtaaaacggacagccccatgtgcagagcgtgcatggcagaagaagaaacaacaaaacatattctcctagactgtaaacaggtagaagtatataggagcaaatacctagggaatccatgcacactaaaggaagcaactagcaacctgaagaccttgctaggcttcgtggaggagctggggtggttagagtag